A part of Solenopsis invicta isolate M01_SB chromosome 2, UNIL_Sinv_3.0, whole genome shotgun sequence genomic DNA contains:
- the LOC105200936 gene encoding uncharacterized protein LOC105200936: protein MKIYAGWYAACAVLCVCAYPSRDRPNEMYVSSSRFNSKSTIADDYGFEKQLSATKLFEILEDEEFEEKKPSTMRAIVARAKTSPVLLPLIIEPEAEMLPADYEGVKSPGVTHMELAFAKPQTRPSSGSKSATLRASATNDEYSGESGGFNRDNDAHYAASKHETQVTRDDRGTGSLSVVEVGSKGDERKQNEKAEYAEVSGASKSHSENENRAKNHKEEVVKKKEATYETRDGREKARNTAGYRNVYHRDEFKKDADFYNNDRQGGHFEKHGRYGEKHDAAEGEYVKGRSNGSRFVEVGANNQRKFEEKTRDNQEAQGHPKTDSFLGTWADS, encoded by the coding sequence ATGAAGATCTATGCAGGATGGTATGCCGCTTGCGCTGTGCTCTGCGTTTGCGCGTATCCGTCGAGAGACCGACCTAACGAGATGTACGTTAGCAGCTCGAGATTCAATTCGAAATCAACCATAGCTGACGACTACGGTTTCGAGAAGCAGCTATCTGCGACTAAGTTGTTCGAGATCCTCGAGGATGAAGAGTTCGAGGAGAAGAAACCGTCAACGATGAGAGCAATCGTTGCGAGAGCAAAGACCAGCCCGGTTCTGCTACCCTTGATCATAGAACCCGAGGCGGAAATGTTGCCGGCCGATTACGAAGGCGTCAAGTCGCCTGGAGTCACCCACATGGAACTTGCGTTCGCGAAACCGCAAACCCGCCCGTCGTCAGGTAGCAAGAGTGCGACATTACGAGCTTCGGCGACGAATGACGAGTACTCCGGTGAATCCGGCGGATTTAATCGAGATAACGATGCGCATTATGCTGCGTCGAAGCACGAGACGCAAGTCACAAGAGATGATCGCGGTACCGGCAGTCTCTCCGTTGTCGAGGTAGGTTCGAAGGGCGACGAGAGAAAGCAGAACGAGAAGGCTGAGTACGCCGAAGTCTCCGGCGCGAGTAAAAGCCATTCCGAAAACGAGAATCGCGCGAAGAATCATAAAGAAGAAGTCGTAAAAAAGAAGGAAGCTACCTACGAGACCAGAGATGGCCGCGAGAAGGCCCGTAATACCGCCGGATATCGCAACGTTTATCACAGAGATGAGTTCAAGAAAGACGCTGATTTCTACAATAACGACCGTCAAGGTGGACATTTCGAGAAGCACGGTCGATATGGTGAAAAACACGACGCTGCTGAAGGCGAATACGTAAAAGGCAGGAGTAACGGTTCCAGATTCGTCGAGGTGGGAGCCAACAACCAGAGAAAGTTCGAAGAAAAGACGAGAGACAACCAAGAAGCCCAAGGTCACCCTAAGACGGATTCCTTCCTGGGAACTTGGGCGGATTCATGA
- the LOC105200935 gene encoding uncharacterized protein LOC105200935 — MLLERSPRGRNMISILSKLIRPVARCVKYESHLGIFRNQGNSLRIAMRNYTNRPIYKTRLAFPTDYDRVMTFMIDAYYKGDPTMVNIGLDEQEPAPSLLKMMHDDLQEGMTIIAEGEDNCIVGAAVNAGSCPWDPDKFVELARCCECGPTRDVIEFGAYVTCKPNLWERFCVLKIFECSYLAVRPDFRNQGIARKLVLDSWYLARDCGYRLFRVDCNNRYVARVAEGFGWKRVCTIPYHEYVKDGKLVFKHIKEPHTEVQTYIDQVTFCKDYCPPYKKCETTSAPKIKD; from the exons ATGCTTTTAGAGAGGTCACCCCGTGGCAGAAATATGATATCGATCTTGTCAAAATTGATTCGCCCAGTTGCAAGGTGCGTGAAATACGAATCGCATCTTGGTATATTTAGAAATCAAGGAAACAGTTTGCGTATCGCAATGCGAAATTATACC AATCGACCAATTTACAAGACACGATTGGCTTTTCCGACGGACTACGACAGAGTAATGACTTTTATGATTGACGCGTACTACAAGGGCGACCCAACTATGGTGAACATTGGTTTGGACGAACAAGAACCCGCGCCGTCACTGTTAAAAATGATGCACGACGATCTCCAAGAGGGTATGACAATAATTGCCGAGGGAGAGGACAATTGTATCGTAGGTGCCGCGGTGAACGCTGGCTCCTGTCCTTGGGATCCCGACAAGTTCGTCGAGCTCGCTAGATGCTGCGAATGCGGGCCGACCCGCGACGTGATCGAGTTCGGCGCTTACGTGACCTGTAAGCCGAATCTCTGGGAGCGCTTCTGCGTTCTCAAGATTTTCGAGTGCAGCTATCTCGCGGTCAGACCGGACTTCCGGAACCAGGGTATTGCTAGAAAGCTCGTGCTAGATAGCTGGTATCTTGCGCGCGATTGCGGCTATCGATTGTTCCGTGTTGACTGCAACAATAG ATATGTCGCACGGGTTGCGGAAGGTTTCGGTTGGAAACGAGTATGCACAATACCGTATCATGAATATGTAAAGGATGGCAAACTTGTTTTTAAGCATATTAAGGAGCCACATACCGAAGTGCAGACTTACATTGATCAAGTTACGTTTTGCAAGGATTACTGTCCGCCTTACAAGAAATGTGAAACGACGTCAGCGccgaaaataaaagattaa
- the LOC105200784 gene encoding UDP-glucosyltransferase 2: MRQITVISPIITILWILITSKLACSKRLLIITPTPSYSHQLVFRTICLALNKRGHEIVTLTPNIINDTSITNYTEIDFGFEYEKIDDTDTSQIHWNLTQLAGLKTRLLTLGHNIAEDVLSHPDLVKYYANGTDVQFDAVIAEMIMTPAIYMLAHRFNAPLIGIMSMDFQNCHRFTLGSPVMPSHLSNWELESFTGLNLSFWRRLVNFVNTWWSIYSWFNNFANKQQQIAEKYFGTDIPHIIDVAKNMSLVLINQEPLLAYARPEVPNVVHFSGLHIAKTPPSLPKNLKDFLDSATNGFVYMSLGSNTKSKLLPKEILEIFVNTFANLPYKVLWKFENDSFHVPPNVFISKWTPQQSVLAHPNIKLFIYQGGLQSTEEAVHYAVPLVGVPFVFDQVYQVMKMVSLGVARYLNIVRLTTTELHDAILEVADDKGYKDRILALRALTKDKPYDSLQNVIWWIEFVMRHNGAPHLRFNGVDTTWYQQFDLDVIVFLTIILFLASCAILGAIGWISKKLYTYYDLENRCIIRKWNKMKSA; this comes from the exons ATGAGACAAATTACTGTTATTTCACCAATTATCACGATCCTATGGATTTTGATTACGAGTAAATTAGCATGCAGTAAAAGACTATTGATCATTACTCCAACTCCGTCTTACAGTCATCAATTAGTATTTCGGACAATATGTCTTGCTTTGAATAAGCGAGGACACGAGATAGTAACACTGACGCCTAATATCATAAATGATACTAGCATAACCAACTATACGGAAATAGATTTCGGCtttgaatatgaaaaaattgACGACACTGATACGAGCCAGATTCATTGGAATCTTACACAATTGGCGGGATTAAAAACGAGATTACTGACACTGGGTCACAACATCGCGGAAGATGTCCTCAGCCATCCTGACCTCGTAAAGTATTATGCAAATGGAACTGATGTGCAGTTTGACGCAGTAATAGCGGAGATGATTATGACTCCTGCAATCTATATGTTAGCGCACAGATTTAACGCACCTTTAAtag GTATCATGTCTATGGACTTTCAAAATTGCCATCGTTTCACTCTCGGCAGTCCTGTGATGCCGTCACATCTCTCGAATTGGGAGCTCGAAAGTTTCACCGGTTTAAATTTATCGTTTTGGAGACGATTGGTGAATTTCGTCAATACTTGGTGGAGCATATACTCATGGTTTAATAATTTCGCGAACAAACAACAACAAATCGCCGAAAAGTATTTCGGCACTGATATACCGCACATTATAGACGTTGCAAAAAATATGAGTCTTGTCTTGATCAATCAAGAACCGTTGCTCGCATACGCGAGACCCGAAGTACCCAATGTCGTTCACTTCAGCGGTCTGCACATAGCAAAGACACCGCCGTCGTTACCAAAG aatttaaaagattttctgGATAGTGCGACAAATGGCTTCGTTTATATGAGTTTGGGATCAAACACCAAAAGCAAATTATTGCCGAAGGAAATACTGGAGATCTTTGTGAACACTTTTGCCAATTTGCCGTATAAAGTACTGTGGAAATTCGAAAATGACAGTTTTCACGTTCCTCCTAATGTTTTTATCTCGAAATGGACCCCGCAACAGAGTGTACTGG CTCATCCGAACATCAAGCTCTTCATTTATCAAGGAGGTCTGCAGAGTACCGAAGAAGCGGTTCATTACGCCGTCCCGCTCGTAGGAGTACCGTTTGTCTTCGATCAGGTGTACCAGGTTATGAAAATGGTTTCTCTGGGAGTTGCGAGATACCTAAACATAGTCCGGCTTACGACAACGGAATTGCACGATGCTATACTGGAAGTCGCCGATGACAAAGG ATACAAAGATAGGATATTGGCGCTACGTGCTCTCACAAAGGACAAGCCTTACGACAGCTTACAGAATGTTATATGGTGGATCGAATTCGTAATGCGTCACAATGGCGCACCTCATTTACGTTTCAATGGAGTCGATACCACGTGGTATCAGCAATTCGATTTAGATGTCATTGTATTCCTGACGATAATATTATTCTTAGCTTCATGCGCTATTTTAGGCGCTATAGGATGGATTTCGAAGaaattatatacgtattatGATCTAGAGAATCGATGCATAATACGTAAATGGAATAAGATGAAATCGGCGTAA